From the Arctopsyche grandis isolate Sample6627 chromosome 11, ASM5162203v2, whole genome shotgun sequence genome, one window contains:
- the LOC143919332 gene encoding uncharacterized protein LOC143919332, translating to MSSAENEEIEASTSKSHKGRNPTRDVEPIRDRSSSRIHQTRSQTQSIEILAKENKVEVIMTSIELRYSGAVQRLKGKIDKSSELDEGQYQTIKEAYDYVRKLHYEYLDNLTDISKAAKIDEEYDAITITVKNLKAALDCQSFQDSKLKVEQATIKFARDKLPTLTIPTFQGDPSEWQSFQQAFKNIIGNKTEYSNVTKLLYLHQSLLGPALAAVSGLDISSDNYEITWSILDKQYNLPRLNLKTRINSLCDLKLITKESHIELRDLLNKVTVCIKNIESLGYAREILDPWVTCLVLRKLPFSLLKDWETSLVDREMPPYEKLETFLQNRCNVLQSTASVITVKEFPHNRQRIRRTHVANKNPSSKVNACAFCRNNHFIGKCDKFKAKSSMERNEFVKSNNMCFKCLNSSHKITNCKSNYNCLRCKQNHHTLLHQDDTFSSNNTGRKSINAHSTHFSQREIILPTVQVDIITSNGTVVKGRTLLDSGSQVNYVTTSFAKKNNFKLEKISQKIVGIANQESSIRHITKVTIRSSTTNYSTKVLCLVLPEITGEIPTVKLDQQLISIPAGIKLSDPLWNKPTPIDLLLGAEICVHAMKAGTIQLGKGMPILKDTEFGWTIVGPYPEVNNAPGKSHIGLSQLDSHIQNFWMIDQVPMVKHQSLEEKRCEEHFQAHTSRDKNGRFCVALPYKNSPVVLGSSLHIAEKRHKTLERRFLANNNLKMEYNKVLEEYINLGHMSECEPPEAHEVHCYLPHHVVVKESSLTTKYRVVFDASAKTTSNISLNNILMVGPSVQSDWLNLFLLKLIELIPQTIFKKWKDCQLSNTVMKLYKIPRLIILNNAINIQAHGFCDASEKAYGACIYVKCTDQLGNSKCHLVCSRSRVAPLSFVTIPRLELCSAMLLSKLMKSTIDQLTIHINEKYYWTDSTVALHWIRGESCKWTTFVANRVAEIQSISQPIEWYHVSSTDNPADLISRGTQPSELNHNSLWWDGPSWLKLDESRWPRRPPEITIDLPERRVVTNATLVRENNWIDKHSHLPRLLRVLSYVRRPLRNKQLNVKENNEPSALELKDALNNLIRLSQMESFPLEYRLLSKGHPIPSSSKLAKLSPLFHENLICVGSRLPLGTTLSTSPIILSNKHKLTHMIVRDAHLKYIHLGTQALLSLLRQTYWPLAGHNTVKGVVRSCVICFRNKPLSHNRLMGLLPLERTTANFPFSHVGIDFAGPFPVKSGCNKNSKIIKGYVCVFVCFSSKAVHLELVGDLTSSNFLNCLRRFVARRGRPNTIYSDNATNFVGASRELVNLVKLIYERPHEEKLLRYVASEGIRWKFNPPRAPHMGGLWEAAVKSMKIHLNKVLKATTLNFESFCTVLTQIEACMNSRPLSPLSSDPLDLLPLTPGHFLIGRSLLALPMELRHKWKKDSSNNLSVGQMVLLKEEHMLPTRWVLGRVTKLYPGPDGRVRVVDVFTASGEFRRSSHLVAPLPILPQGPLDRKEDQQEGGETAASIPSTSVA from the exons atgtcaagtgctgaaaacgaggaaatagaagcttcgacttccaagtcgcataaaggtcgaaatccaactagggacgtagaacctattagagacaggtcaagctctagaatacatcagactcgaagtcagactcaatcgatagaaatattagcgaaggaaaataaagtagaagtcataatgacgtcaatagaattaaggtattcaggcgcggtacaaagactaaaaggaaaaatagataaatcctccgaattagatgaaggacagtatcaaaccattaaagaagcatacgattatgtccgaaaactccattacgagtatttagataaccttacagacatatcgaaagcggccaaaatagacgaagagtacgatgcaattacaataacagttaaaaatcttaaagcagcattagattgccaatcctttcaagatagtaaactaaaggtagagcaagcaacaattaaatttgctagagataagttaccgacgttaaccattcccacatttcagggagatccatctgaatggcaatcgtttcaacaagcttttaagaatataataggaaacaaaacggaatattcgaatgtcacgaaattactatatttgcatcaatcattactcggtcccgctttagcagctgtatcagggttagatattagctcagacaattatgaaataacgtggagtattttagacaagcaatacaatttaccaagacttaatcttaaaactaggatcaactcactttgtgacttaaaattaatcacaaaggaatcacatatcgaattgagagatctattaaataaggtaacggtgtgtattaaaaacattgaatcattgggttacgcgagagaaattttagatccatgggtaacatgtttagttctaaggaaattaccatttagtttattaaaggactgggaaacatctctggttgacagagaaatgccaccgtacgagaagttagaaacgtttctgcagaatagatgtaacgtattacaatctactgcatctgtaattacggtgaaagaattccctcataaccgtcaacgaatcaggagaactcatgtcgcgaataaaaacccatcaagtaaggtaaacgcatgtgcattttgtcgaaataatcatttcataggcaaatgtgataaattcaaagcaaaatccagtatggaaagaaatgaattcgttaaatctaataacatgtgttttaaatgtttaaattcatcgcataagataacaaattgcaagtctaactataattgcttaaggtgcaaacaaaaccatcacactttgttgcatcaggacgatacatttagttccaataatacgggaaggaagtcaattaatgctcattctactcatttctctcaaagggagataattttaccgacggtacaagtagacattataacgtccaatggaacggtcgttaagggtcgcacattattagattccggctcacaagtcaactatgttaccacatctttcgctaagaagaataacttcaaattagagaaaatctctcaaaaaattgtaggtatcgctaatcaagaaagtagcattcgtcacatcaccaaggtgaccataaggtcttcaaccactaattactcaaccaaagtgttgtgtttggtattaccagaaattactggcgaaattccaactgtgaaactggatcaacagttaatttcaataccagcgggaatcaagttatcagatcccctttggaataaaccgacgccaatcgatttattgctcggcgccgagatttgcgttcatgctatgaaagcaggaaccatccagttaggaaaaggtatgcctatcttaaaggataccgaattcggatggacaatagttggtccatatcccgaagtaaataatgctccagggaagagccacataggcttaagtcaattagacagtcacattcaaaacttttggatgatcgaccaggttcctatggtaaaacatcaatctcttgaggagaaaagatgtgaggaacatttccaagcacacacatcacgagataaaaacggtagattttgtgtagctttaccatataaaaattccccggtagtattaggaagttcattgcacattgcggagaaaagacacaaaactttggaaagacgttttttagccaataataatttaaaaatggaatacaataaagttttagaagagtacataaatttaggacatatgtcagagtgtgaacctccggaggcacatgaggttcattgttatttacctcatcacgtcgtggttaaggagtctagccttaccactaaatatcgtgtagtttttgatgcgtccgcgaagacaacgtccaatatctcactaaataatattttgatggtgggacctagtgtccaatcagattggttaaatttatttttattaaaacttattgaactcattcctcagacaatcttcaaaaaatggaaagattgtcaattatccaatacagtcatgaaactttataaaattcctagattgataatactaaataatgccattaatatacaggcacacggattttgtgacgcatccgagaaagcttatggtgcttgtatttatgtaaaatgtactgatcaattgggaaattccaaatgtcatcttgtgtgttctcgttcgagagtcgctccgctcagttttgtaactattccgcgtttagagctgtgctccgctatgttattatcaaagttaatgaagtcaacaatagaccaattaacaattcatattaatgaaaaatattattggacggattcaaccgtcgcattgcattggattagaggagagtcatgtaaatggaccaccttcgttgccaatcgagtggccgaaatccaatcaatatctcaacccattgagtggtaccatgtctcctctacagacaatccagcagatttaatttctcgagggactcaaccatcagaattaaatcataattcgttatggtgggacggccctagttggttgaaattagacgaatcacgatggcctcgaagacctcctgagatcacaatagatcttccagagagaagggtagtcactaacgctacccttgtgagggaaaataattggatagataaacattctcatcttccaagactccttcgagttttatcatatgttcgtcggccactaaggaataaacaattaaacgttaaagaaaataacgaaccgtccgctttagaattaaaagatgctttaaataatttgataaggttatcgcaaatggaatcatttccattggaatatcgtttgctgagcaagggacatccaattcccagtagcagtaaattagctaaattgtcccctctattccacgagaatttaatttgtgttggaagtagacttcctctgggaacaactctatcaacgtcacccattatcttgtcaaataagcataaacttacacacatgattgtccgagatgcgcacttgaaatatattcacttgggtactcaagccttactgtcgttattgcggcagacctattggccattggccggacataatactgtcaaaggagtggtgcgttcatgtgtcatttgtttcagaaataaaccactgtcacacaatagattaatgggattactcccgcttgaacgtaccactgcgaattttcctttcagtcatgtggggatagatttcgcaggaccttttcctgtgaagagtggttgcaataagaattctaagataattaagggttacgtttgtgtctttgtgtgtttttccagtaaggcagttcacttggaacttgtcggagacttaacgagttcaaatttcttaaattgtttaagaagattcgtagccagacgtggcaggcccaatacgatatattccgacaatgctactaattttgtcggtgcaagtcgtgaactcgttaatttagtaaaattaatttacgaacgtcctcatgaggagaagctactacggtatgtagcctccgaagggattcgttggaagtttaacccgccaagggcgcctcacatgggagggctgtgggaagcagcggttaaatccatgaagattcatttaaacaaggtgttaaaggccaccaccttaaatttcgaatcattttgtacggtattgactcaaatagaagcttgcatgaattcccgtcctcttagtcccttgtcttcggatccactagaccttttacccctcacacctggacatttcttaattggcagatccttactcgctcttccaatggag ttacgacacaaatggaagaaggactcgagcaacaatctgagtgtgggtcaaatggtcctgttaaaggaggaacacatgctgccaacccgatgggtcttgggtcgagtcactaaattgtatcccggaccagatggcagagttcgagtcgtcgacgtctttactgccagcggagagtttcgtcggtccagtcatctagtggcgccattgccgattctaccacaaggaccacttgacaggaaggaagatcagcaagagggaggagaaacagcagcttcaattccgtcaacttcggtagcttag